In a single window of the uncultured Dysgonomonas sp. genome:
- a CDS encoding IclR family transcriptional regulator, translating into MVINRDRTNISMITKAMELLESLSKYPKGLTLQEIVGVLNYPKSSIYKIATNLLLLGYIGREPDSLRYFLSHKLLLLGLTAVSSYDIIEKSEEYMKRLRDKVGESVMIGTLLDTEVVLIKQVQGNLDFVFTLQQGMRFNLHSTAPGKVLLAFMPEKDQKEKLSEIHFEAHNEYTITEKGLLKKELDKIVTDGYALDLNETVKGVHCIAAPIFDERGNAIACIWTSGPAGRLSQDKVRSVGLQTRNAGLEISQNIGYKHKLK; encoded by the coding sequence ATGGTTATAAATAGAGATAGAACGAATATATCGATGATTACCAAAGCGATGGAGTTGTTAGAATCCCTATCGAAGTATCCTAAAGGATTAACTCTGCAGGAGATAGTAGGTGTCCTCAATTATCCCAAATCATCAATATACAAAATAGCTACCAATCTTCTCCTACTGGGTTATATAGGCCGTGAACCGGACAGTCTCCGTTATTTTCTGTCTCACAAATTGCTATTGCTTGGACTGACCGCTGTCAGCAGTTACGACATTATAGAAAAATCGGAAGAATATATGAAACGGTTGCGAGACAAGGTGGGCGAATCAGTCATGATAGGAACACTTTTGGATACAGAAGTAGTTCTGATAAAACAAGTACAAGGTAACCTCGATTTCGTATTTACCCTACAACAGGGAATGCGGTTCAATCTACATTCGACTGCCCCGGGCAAAGTCCTGTTAGCCTTTATGCCTGAGAAAGACCAAAAAGAGAAGCTTTCGGAAATCCATTTCGAAGCACATAACGAATATACCATCACAGAGAAAGGCCTATTAAAGAAGGAACTCGACAAAATTGTTACAGACGGATATGCCCTCGACCTGAATGAAACAGTAAAAGGAGTACATTGTATCGCCGCACCCATCTTCGACGAACGGGGCAATGCAATCGCCTGCATATGGACATCAGGCCCGGCAGGACGGCTATCACAAGACAAAGTCAGAAGCGTAGGTTTGCAGACTCGTAATGCAGGGTTGGAAATATCCCAAAACATCGGCTATAAACATAAATTAAAATAG
- a CDS encoding DUF1349 domain-containing protein, whose product MKKVIICLLAIVSVQSAMAQSLEKMQWFNEPEKWEVKNNTLSMFVTPQSDYWRISHYGFTVDDAPFYYATYGGEFEVKVKITGDYKARFDQMGLMLRIDHENYIKAGVEFVDGKFNLSTVVTHKTSDWSVITLDNTPSFVWIKAVRRLDAVEVFYSFDDKTYTMMRNAHLQDNIPVMVGLMAACPDGKGFDAKFENFKVTHLPDQRRLQWLKNNQ is encoded by the coding sequence ATGAAAAAAGTTATCATTTGCCTTCTGGCAATTGTCTCAGTTCAGTCAGCAATGGCTCAAAGCCTCGAAAAGATGCAATGGTTCAACGAACCCGAAAAATGGGAAGTAAAGAATAATACATTAAGTATGTTCGTTACTCCGCAAAGCGATTACTGGCGTATCTCGCATTATGGCTTCACAGTAGATGACGCACCTTTTTACTATGCAACCTATGGCGGTGAATTCGAGGTGAAAGTAAAAATCACAGGCGATTATAAAGCCCGATTCGACCAGATGGGGCTAATGCTTCGTATAGACCATGAAAATTACATAAAAGCAGGTGTGGAATTTGTTGATGGGAAGTTTAATCTGAGTACGGTCGTTACTCACAAAACAAGCGACTGGAGTGTTATTACATTGGATAATACACCTTCATTTGTCTGGATCAAAGCAGTAAGAAGGCTCGATGCCGTGGAAGTTTTCTATTCCTTCGATGACAAAACTTATACAATGATGCGCAATGCCCATCTGCAAGACAATATCCCCGTTATGGTGGGACTAATGGCGGCATGCCCGGATGGGAAAGGCTTCGACGCTAAATTCGAAAATTTCAAAGTTACTCATTTGCCGGATCAGCGGCGTTTGCAATGGCTAAAGAACAATCAATAA
- the dprA gene encoding DNA-processing protein DprA — translation MSISADKRLYQIALTRILGVGDITARNLLQVLGDEEAIFRSGRKSLLSIQGLPPKLVGEILNPEVLNRAEKELEFVEKNGISTYFISDKDYPYRLKDCADAPVLFYFKGKADFNADKVISIVGTRNSTNYGNSFCDVFLEKISAVLPDTLIVSGLAYGIDIHAHRAALKYNLSTVGVLAHGLDMIYPAVHRQTAVDMLEKGGLLSDFPSKTEPDRYNFVRRNRIVAGMADAVIVVESDEKGGSLITAEIAGSYCKDIFAVPGRMSDRYSRGCNKLIASHKADLFQSTEYFLQQMGWDDASQKKKKMPRQQDLFVVLTDEEKVIADKLATTDSIHIDQLARELNIPAYQLFTTLLELEMKGLIKNLPGNMYALA, via the coding sequence ATGAGTATATCTGCTGATAAGCGTCTTTATCAGATTGCCCTTACCCGGATATTAGGGGTGGGTGATATTACTGCGCGTAATCTGCTGCAGGTGCTAGGTGATGAAGAAGCAATATTCAGATCGGGCAGAAAATCACTATTAAGTATTCAGGGACTTCCGCCCAAACTTGTTGGAGAGATATTAAATCCGGAAGTATTGAATAGGGCAGAGAAAGAACTTGAATTTGTAGAAAAGAATGGTATTTCTACCTACTTTATCAGTGATAAAGATTACCCCTACCGTCTGAAAGATTGTGCCGATGCTCCGGTACTCTTTTATTTCAAAGGGAAAGCTGATTTTAATGCAGACAAGGTAATAAGCATTGTTGGTACCCGCAATTCAACGAATTATGGCAATAGCTTTTGCGATGTATTTTTAGAAAAGATATCCGCAGTATTACCCGATACACTTATTGTTAGCGGGCTTGCTTATGGGATAGATATACATGCCCACAGAGCTGCTCTCAAATATAACCTGTCCACTGTGGGAGTGCTTGCACATGGCCTGGATATGATTTATCCGGCTGTACATAGGCAAACAGCAGTTGACATGTTAGAAAAGGGAGGGTTACTTTCCGATTTTCCGAGCAAGACCGAGCCCGACCGTTATAACTTTGTTCGCCGAAACCGTATTGTGGCAGGTATGGCAGATGCTGTTATAGTTGTGGAATCGGACGAAAAAGGAGGCTCTCTGATAACTGCTGAGATTGCCGGCTCGTACTGTAAAGATATATTCGCTGTACCCGGCCGGATGTCGGACAGGTATTCGCGTGGATGCAATAAGCTGATAGCTTCGCACAAAGCGGATTTGTTCCAATCGACAGAATATTTCCTTCAGCAAATGGGTTGGGACGATGCATCGCAGAAAAAGAAGAAAATGCCGCGTCAGCAAGACCTGTTTGTCGTTCTGACAGACGAAGAAAAGGTCATTGCAGATAAACTGGCCACAACAGATTCGATACATATAGACCAACTGGCCAGAGAACTGAATATTCCGGCATATCAATTGTTTACCACTCTTCTGGAATTGGAAATGAAAGGACTGATAAAGAATCTGCCGGGCAATATGTATGCTCTTGCCTAA
- a CDS encoding ABC transporter ATP-binding protein — translation MIAVEGITKSFGSLKVLKGIDLRVEKGEIISIVGASGAGKTTLLQIMGTLDKADSGTVYINNENLSRLNDSRLSDFRNKNIGFVFQFHQLLPEFTALENVMIPALIGKVKESQAKAKAKELLDMLGLSLRMEHKPNELSGGEKQRVAVARALINDPAVILADEPSGSLDTENKDELHQLFFKLRDTLGQTFVIVTHDEHLASITDRTIHMKDGMILENLSETL, via the coding sequence ATGATCGCAGTCGAAGGAATTACCAAAAGTTTTGGTTCTCTCAAAGTATTGAAAGGGATAGACCTCCGTGTAGAAAAAGGAGAGATAATATCGATAGTAGGTGCCAGTGGTGCAGGTAAAACCACTCTTCTGCAAATCATGGGGACGTTGGATAAGGCTGATAGCGGAACTGTTTATATTAATAATGAGAATCTGAGCAGGCTGAATGATTCCCGTCTTTCGGATTTTCGTAACAAAAATATCGGATTTGTATTTCAGTTTCACCAACTGTTACCGGAATTTACGGCATTGGAAAATGTAATGATCCCCGCCCTTATAGGTAAAGTTAAGGAATCGCAAGCCAAAGCCAAAGCGAAAGAACTTCTGGATATGCTCGGGCTATCGCTTCGTATGGAACATAAGCCAAATGAGTTGTCGGGAGGGGAAAAACAGCGGGTAGCCGTTGCGCGTGCGCTGATTAATGATCCGGCTGTGATACTTGCAGATGAGCCTTCGGGTAGTCTTGATACTGAAAATAAAGATGAACTACATCAATTGTTTTTCAAACTACGTGATACGCTTGGTCAGACTTTCGTTATTGTAACGCATGACGAGCACCTGGCCTCTATAACTGACCGCACCATCCATATGAAGGATGGCATGATATTAGAAAACCTGTCTGAAACTTTATAA